From Dehalogenimonas sp. THU2, a single genomic window includes:
- a CDS encoding helix-turn-helix transcriptional regulator, with translation MVEFNKYLKNLRLEHNLSLREVQAKAGVSSSYLAQIEQGHKPRPSADILKKLAPVFDVPVRDLMKAAGYLEEAASELSDREEIEMAFRYVMSDPRYKSGTRLSGELTPDVKRFIVEMYEKATGKKLLPGG, from the coding sequence ATGGTAGAATTCAATAAGTACCTAAAAAACCTCAGACTGGAACACAACCTGTCACTTCGGGAAGTGCAGGCTAAGGCTGGTGTCTCCAGCTCCTATCTAGCCCAGATCGAGCAAGGACATAAACCCCGCCCTAGCGCTGATATACTGAAAAAGTTGGCTCCAGTATTCGATGTGCCGGTAAGGGATCTCATGAAAGCTGCCGGCTATCTGGAGGAAGCCGCTAGTGAACTAAGCGATAGAGAGGAGATTGAAATGGCCTTCCGTTATGTGATGAGCGACCCCCGCTACAAGTCAGGTACACGTCTTTCCGGCGAACTCACACCCGACGTCAAGCGCTTCATCGTCGAAATGTACGAGAAGGCCACCGGCAAAAAGTTGTTACCCGGGGGCTAA
- a CDS encoding helix-turn-helix transcriptional regulator, which translates to MVKVILKRQPFDVALAKKNLSQRALARKLGMSRSYLSQLVTGKRPPSAYMRQRFLEFFRDCSFDDLFTIEEDGGAL; encoded by the coding sequence ATGGTTAAGGTGATCCTGAAAAGACAGCCTTTTGATGTTGCCTTGGCAAAGAAAAATCTATCGCAGCGTGCTCTTGCCAGGAAACTTGGCATGTCCCGCTCCTACCTTTCTCAACTGGTGACTGGCAAACGGCCACCTTCAGCCTATATGCGCCAGCGTTTCCTGGAGTTCTTCAGAGATTGTTCTTTTGACGATCTTTTCACCATTGAAGAAGACGGTGGCGCTTTATAG